From a single Elusimicrobiota bacterium genomic region:
- a CDS encoding UDP-N-acetylglucosamine--N-acetylmuramyl-(pentapeptide) pyrophosphoryl-undecaprenol N-acetylglucosamine transferase, producing MSAPRRILIAAGGTGGHFYPGLVLAQTLMQRGWQPLMLVRVGDPALPKLEAEGIPAVPLDLQGLDRRPGPGWAVFAWKLARALRLAGRILRDFQPHVVVGTGGYLTFPAAFAARRRGVPCAVHESNSVLGLANRASVALGAALLRGLPAAPGEAAGTLTGTPVRPALWSAGDAAAARRELGLEPGLRTVMVFGGSQGARGINQAAPAALAETASTVPGGLQVLHLAGSKSAAEVQVLYERAGYPGGRAKVLPYLDAMEKGYAAADLVVCRAGASTVAELAGLRKPAILVPYPHATGRHQDANAALLAAAGAARVVPDGELDSRLAGELRAALASPTALREMSGAYGGLGLPCGEAAVQILADAVERISQP from the coding sequence ATGAGCGCCCCGCGGCGCATCCTTATAGCGGCCGGAGGGACCGGCGGCCATTTCTATCCGGGCCTCGTCCTGGCCCAGACCCTCATGCAGCGCGGCTGGCAGCCGCTGATGCTCGTGCGCGTCGGAGACCCGGCCCTGCCCAAGCTCGAGGCCGAAGGCATCCCGGCGGTGCCCCTGGATCTGCAGGGCCTGGACCGTCGTCCCGGGCCCGGCTGGGCCGTGTTCGCCTGGAAGCTGGCCCGCGCTCTGCGCCTGGCCGGCCGCATCCTGCGCGACTTCCAGCCGCACGTGGTGGTCGGGACCGGGGGTTATCTGACCTTCCCGGCCGCCTTCGCGGCCCGGCGGCGCGGCGTGCCCTGCGCGGTGCACGAGTCCAACTCGGTGCTGGGCCTGGCCAACCGCGCCAGCGTCGCCTTGGGCGCGGCGCTCCTGCGCGGCCTGCCCGCTGCGCCGGGTGAGGCGGCCGGGACGCTCACCGGCACCCCGGTGCGGCCCGCGCTCTGGTCTGCGGGGGACGCCGCCGCGGCCCGTCGGGAGCTGGGCCTGGAGCCGGGCCTGCGCACCGTCATGGTCTTCGGCGGCAGCCAGGGCGCCCGCGGCATCAACCAGGCCGCGCCGGCGGCGCTGGCCGAGACCGCATCCACCGTCCCCGGCGGGCTCCAGGTCCTGCACCTGGCCGGCAGCAAGTCCGCCGCGGAGGTGCAGGTCCTTTACGAACGAGCCGGGTACCCTGGAGGGCGCGCCAAGGTCCTGCCCTACTTGGACGCCATGGAGAAAGGCTACGCCGCGGCGGACCTCGTGGTCTGCCGCGCCGGAGCCAGCACGGTCGCGGAGCTCGCCGGACTGCGCAAGCCCGCCATCCTCGTGCCCTATCCGCACGCCACAGGACGCCATCAGGACGCCAACGCGGCCCTGCTCGCCGCGGCCGGAGCCGCCCGGGTCGTGCCGGATGGGGAACTGGACTCGCGCCTGGCCGGAGAACTGAGGGCCGCGCTGGCCTCGCCGACCGCCCTGCGGGAGATGTCCGGCGCCTACGGGGGGCTGGGGCTGCCTTGCGGCGAGGCCGCGGTGCAGATCCTGGCGGACGCCGTGGAAAGGATATCCCAACCATGA
- the ftsW gene encoding putative lipid II flippase FtsW produces MRRKSPTDYALLALFLVLLVGGLIMVFSASALLAEKKFGAPWFFFKRQLLWAALGLAAMGYFSRLNYNRLKEWVWPVFFITAVTLAVVLAAPARENVHRWLPLGPFTLQPSEFAKYTAVLFLAYYLDRRHSQAASPVRGLVVPGVVVSVLLLLIAAEPDLGTPILIFCVTVLLLWLGGGRLLYLLGAGALAVPAVALEVFRHPYRLARIVHYLSSLRGGSDASYQLEQAVLAVGSGGWLGKGIGASQLKLGYLPTPHTDFIFPVVCEELGLVGALALLGIFAALLVRGLRVARAAPNLFGSLLAAGITLTICLQAFINACMSIGLLPTKGMPMPFISYGGSSLLVTMSAAGVLLNISRQSSLQSRYTAHGPPAVPKEGPWPGLARLR; encoded by the coding sequence TTGCGGCGCAAAAGCCCGACCGACTACGCCCTGCTGGCCCTCTTCCTGGTGCTTCTGGTCGGCGGCCTGATCATGGTCTTCTCCGCCAGCGCGCTGTTGGCTGAGAAGAAGTTCGGCGCGCCGTGGTTCTTCTTCAAGCGCCAGCTGCTGTGGGCGGCGTTGGGCCTGGCCGCCATGGGTTACTTCAGTCGCCTCAACTACAACCGGCTCAAGGAGTGGGTCTGGCCGGTCTTCTTCATCACCGCCGTGACCCTCGCAGTCGTGCTGGCGGCCCCGGCCCGGGAGAACGTCCATCGTTGGCTGCCCTTGGGGCCCTTCACTCTGCAGCCTTCGGAGTTCGCCAAGTACACCGCCGTGCTGTTCCTGGCCTATTATCTGGACCGCAGACACTCGCAGGCCGCATCGCCGGTCCGGGGCTTGGTGGTGCCCGGCGTGGTGGTGTCGGTGCTGCTGCTGCTCATCGCGGCGGAGCCGGACCTGGGCACCCCGATATTGATCTTCTGCGTCACGGTCCTGCTGCTCTGGCTGGGCGGGGGGAGGCTCCTCTACCTCCTGGGCGCCGGGGCCCTGGCCGTGCCCGCGGTGGCGCTCGAGGTCTTCCGGCATCCCTACCGGCTGGCCCGCATCGTCCATTATCTCTCCAGCCTGCGCGGCGGCTCCGATGCCAGCTACCAGTTGGAGCAGGCCGTCCTGGCCGTGGGCTCCGGAGGCTGGCTGGGCAAGGGCATCGGAGCCTCCCAACTCAAGCTCGGCTACCTGCCGACCCCGCATACGGATTTCATCTTCCCGGTGGTCTGCGAGGAGCTGGGCCTGGTGGGCGCGCTGGCGCTCCTGGGGATCTTCGCCGCCCTCCTGGTGCGGGGCTTGCGCGTGGCCCGGGCCGCGCCCAACCTCTTCGGGTCTTTGCTGGCCGCAGGCATAACCCTCACCATCTGCCTGCAGGCCTTCATCAACGCCTGCATGTCCATCGGGCTGCTGCCCACCAAGGGCATGCCCATGCCCTTCATCTCCTACGGCGGCTCCTCACTGCTGGTGACCATGTCCGCGGCCGGCGTCCTGCTCAACATCTCGCGCCAGTCCTCGCTGCAATCGCGCTACACGGCGCATGGGCCGCCGGCCGTTCCCAAGGAGGGCCCTTGGCCGGGCCTGGCGAGGCTGCGATGA
- the surE gene encoding 5'/3'-nucleotidase SurE, which produces MKRYRILVTNDDGIHGPGLRPLIAAMQDLGTVVAVVPDQERSADSHSLTLHKPIRVYRMAEGIVTVTGSPADCARYGVLREMKGAVDLVVSGINHGYNLGEDIIYSGTVAAAREARILGLPAVAFSQDPGQRSYEASAGYARDLARQVLRRGLPPGVILNVNFPRARPAGFRGAAAARLGQRIYSNCISRRSDPRGRTYYWLGGSRARWVKLPGTDVAAVASGRVSVTPLHLDQTDRPMLGVLKGWSL; this is translated from the coding sequence ATGAAACGATACCGCATACTCGTCACCAACGACGACGGCATACACGGCCCGGGCCTGCGGCCCCTGATCGCGGCCATGCAGGACCTGGGGACCGTCGTGGCCGTGGTCCCGGACCAGGAGCGCTCCGCGGACAGCCACAGCCTGACCTTGCACAAGCCCATCCGCGTCTACCGCATGGCCGAAGGGATCGTCACGGTCACCGGCAGTCCGGCGGACTGCGCCCGCTACGGGGTGCTCAGGGAGATGAAGGGCGCGGTGGACCTGGTCGTCTCCGGGATCAACCACGGCTACAACCTCGGAGAGGACATCATCTACTCCGGCACCGTGGCCGCGGCCCGGGAAGCGCGCATCCTCGGCCTGCCCGCCGTCGCCTTCTCCCAGGACCCGGGCCAGCGCTCCTACGAGGCCTCGGCCGGCTACGCCCGGGACTTGGCGCGGCAGGTCCTCAGACGAGGCCTGCCCCCGGGCGTCATCCTCAACGTCAACTTCCCCAGAGCCAGGCCGGCGGGGTTCCGGGGCGCGGCGGCCGCGCGCCTGGGCCAGCGCATCTATTCGAATTGCATCAGCCGGCGCTCGGACCCCCGGGGGCGGACCTACTACTGGCTGGGCGGCAGCCGGGCGCGCTGGGTGAAGCTCCCGGGCACTGATGTGGCCGCGGTCGCGTCCGGCCGCGTCTCGGTGACCCCCCTGCACCTCGACCAGACCGACCGACCCATGCTCGGCGTCCTCAAGGGATGGTCCCTCTAG
- a CDS encoding UDP-N-acetylmuramoyl-L-alanyl-D-glutamate--2,6-diaminopimelate ligase — MKLSDLLRHAGAVRVAGPSDVEVQDLRHDSRAVRPGDLFFALPGSKTDGNRHARDAVAAGAVAVVSELEPPPAPVSLPAAWVQVDDVALAMGRVADDFFAHPSGALTVVGVTGTNGKTTTTYFLESIARAAGCRPGVVGTVDYRLGGQTIAPAPNTTPASLELQRLLARFRDSGASLAALEVSSHALALKRVEEVSFDAAVFTNLASDHLDFHKTREAYLETKLHLFELLAKPGTAKPRRWAVINADDPAARAVRRAAAGSEIVLYGLQAEAQVRAGGIGSSAGAGRTDFLTVGAADLQMDARGTRFDMLWGGRRLPARISLAAQHNVSNALAAAAAALVLGFPEEAVLQGLSSLERVPGRLEPVEAGQEFTVLVDYAHTAVALETVLGHLAEVPHRRLITVFGCGGDRDRSKRGPMGVAACGRSDFAVVTSDNPRSEDPLAIIADIEAGLRTAGLKNYKIEPDRGRAIALAVGMAGPADIVLIAGKGHEAVQILKDRAAAFDDRDAAREALRKLDQAR, encoded by the coding sequence GTGAAGCTCTCCGATCTGTTGCGCCACGCCGGCGCCGTGCGCGTCGCGGGCCCGTCCGATGTCGAGGTCCAAGACCTGCGCCACGATTCCCGCGCGGTCCGGCCGGGAGACCTGTTCTTCGCGCTGCCCGGCTCCAAGACCGACGGGAACCGCCACGCGCGCGATGCCGTGGCCGCCGGCGCGGTCGCGGTGGTCAGCGAGCTCGAGCCGCCGCCCGCTCCGGTGAGCCTGCCGGCAGCCTGGGTCCAGGTCGACGACGTGGCCCTGGCCATGGGCCGAGTGGCGGACGATTTCTTCGCCCACCCCTCCGGAGCGCTGACCGTCGTGGGCGTGACCGGCACCAACGGCAAGACCACCACGACCTACTTCCTCGAGTCCATCGCCCGGGCCGCCGGCTGCAGACCGGGCGTGGTCGGCACCGTGGACTACCGTCTGGGCGGCCAGACCATCGCGCCCGCCCCCAACACCACGCCGGCGTCCTTGGAGCTGCAGCGCCTCCTGGCGCGGTTCCGCGACTCGGGAGCCTCCTTGGCGGCCCTGGAGGTCTCCTCGCACGCCCTGGCGCTCAAGCGCGTCGAAGAGGTCTCCTTCGACGCGGCCGTCTTCACCAACCTTGCCAGCGACCACCTGGACTTCCACAAGACCCGGGAGGCCTACCTGGAGACCAAGCTCCATCTCTTCGAACTGCTCGCCAAGCCCGGCACGGCCAAGCCCCGGCGCTGGGCGGTCATCAACGCCGACGACCCGGCCGCCCGGGCCGTGCGCCGGGCCGCGGCCGGCTCCGAGATCGTGCTCTACGGCCTCCAGGCCGAAGCCCAGGTCCGCGCCGGCGGTATCGGAAGTTCCGCCGGTGCCGGCCGGACGGATTTCCTTACCGTCGGCGCCGCGGACCTGCAGATGGACGCCCGCGGGACCCGCTTCGACATGCTCTGGGGGGGCAGGCGCCTGCCGGCGCGCATCTCCTTGGCCGCGCAGCACAACGTCTCCAACGCCCTGGCCGCGGCCGCCGCGGCCCTGGTCTTGGGCTTTCCGGAAGAGGCGGTCCTCCAGGGCCTGTCGTCCCTGGAGCGCGTCCCCGGCCGGCTGGAGCCGGTGGAGGCCGGCCAGGAGTTCACGGTCCTGGTGGATTACGCCCACACGGCCGTGGCCCTGGAGACGGTGCTGGGCCACCTCGCCGAAGTCCCGCACCGGCGCCTCATCACGGTGTTCGGCTGCGGGGGGGACCGCGACCGCAGCAAGCGGGGCCCCATGGGAGTAGCGGCCTGCGGCCGCAGCGACTTCGCCGTGGTGACCAGCGACAACCCCCGCTCCGAGGACCCGCTGGCCATCATCGCCGACATCGAGGCCGGATTGCGGACGGCGGGCCTAAAAAATTATAAGATTGAACCGGACCGCGGTCGGGCCATCGCCCTGGCCGTGGGCATGGCCGGACCCGCGGACATCGTGCTCATCGCGGGCAAGGGCCATGAAGCCGTTCAGATCCTCAAGGACCGCGCCGCGGCCTTCGACGACCGGGATGCCGCCCGCGAAGCGTTGCGCAAGCTGGACCAGGCAAGATGA
- the mraY gene encoding phospho-N-acetylmuramoyl-pentapeptide-transferase, protein MLHYLASLKPLWGALNVFQYITFRAGGAALTALAVSLLLGPRLIESLRRHKIGQVQRTDGPQSHLSKHGTPTMGGLLIFVTLTGSALLWMRWDNRFTWLLLGVTCVLAAVGFWDDYTKLVLKDPRGIPSRVKFIVQVGAALAAVLYLAIVPPNAQFATTLNVPYAKELFWDLRALYFVLAALMIVGSSNAVNLTDGLDGLAAGSIIFCAITYGVFAYVSGNVKFAAYLRIIHVEGAGEISVLLAALVGACLGFLWFNSYPAQMFMGDTGSLFLGGIIAMVSLCVKQELLLPIVGGVFVVETLSVILQMGSYKLRRGKRIFKMAPLHHHFELSGVAEPKVTVRFWIVSIVLMLAALASLKIR, encoded by the coding sequence ATGCTCCACTATCTAGCCTCCCTGAAGCCCCTCTGGGGGGCGCTCAACGTCTTCCAGTACATCACCTTCCGAGCCGGGGGCGCGGCGCTGACCGCTTTGGCCGTCTCGCTGCTGCTGGGGCCGCGCCTCATCGAGTCGCTGCGCCGGCACAAGATCGGCCAGGTCCAGCGCACGGACGGGCCCCAGAGCCACCTGAGCAAGCACGGCACCCCGACCATGGGCGGACTGCTCATCTTCGTCACTTTGACGGGCTCGGCGCTGCTCTGGATGCGCTGGGACAACCGCTTCACCTGGCTGCTGCTGGGCGTCACCTGCGTCCTGGCCGCGGTCGGCTTCTGGGACGACTACACCAAGCTCGTCCTCAAGGACCCGCGGGGGATCCCCTCGCGGGTCAAGTTCATCGTCCAGGTGGGGGCGGCCCTGGCGGCGGTCCTGTATCTGGCGATCGTCCCGCCCAACGCGCAGTTCGCCACCACGCTCAACGTCCCCTACGCCAAGGAGCTGTTCTGGGACCTGCGCGCCCTCTACTTCGTCCTGGCCGCGCTCATGATCGTGGGCTCTTCCAACGCCGTCAACCTGACCGACGGCTTGGACGGGCTCGCCGCGGGCAGCATCATCTTCTGCGCCATCACCTACGGGGTCTTCGCCTACGTGTCCGGCAACGTCAAGTTCGCCGCCTACCTGCGCATCATCCACGTCGAGGGCGCCGGGGAGATCTCCGTGCTGCTGGCGGCTCTGGTGGGCGCCTGCCTGGGATTCTTGTGGTTCAACTCCTACCCGGCCCAGATGTTCATGGGCGACACCGGGTCCCTCTTCTTGGGCGGCATCATCGCCATGGTCTCGCTTTGCGTCAAACAGGAGCTCCTGCTGCCCATCGTGGGCGGGGTCTTCGTCGTGGAGACGCTCTCCGTCATCCTGCAGATGGGCTCTTACAAGCTGCGCCGGGGCAAGCGCATCTTCAAGATGGCCCCGCTGCATCATCACTTCGAGTTGAGCGGGGTGGCCGAACCCAAGGTGACGGTGCGGTTCTGGATCGTGAGCATCGTGCTCATGCTGGCGGCCCTGGCCTCCCTGAAGATCCGATGA
- the murD gene encoding UDP-N-acetylmuramoyl-L-alanine--D-glutamate ligase produces MSFVPKAYRGKTAAVLGLGKSGLAAARLLKAKGFPVFVSDKRPRREVKAALGRLAAGVRWEGGGHSARLRQAAFAVKSPGLPSSAPVLADLRAAHVPVFSELETALAFCAASDIVAITGTNGKTTTTALTAEIFRRGLPRGRQVLTAGNIGTPVSETAPRAKAKDVLVLEVSSYQLEDSRSFHPRAAALLNITADHVDHHGSMQAYIEAKAKVFGEQQGADFCVFNAEDPLVLKLSRRCRCRRLYFGRKGAYSHAWVEGGKIRVKLPGKKELSFTPPSLPGVHNLENAMAAVLLSLGCGLAPAAIQKALKSFRGVPHRLEEAGSAGGIRCVNDSKATNVDSTMVALRTFTKKNVLLILGGLHKGSPYKPLQPLIESVVKGILTIGSAAAKVEDDLSGLAPIFPCGDLKTAFTTALNIGAPGDVLLLSPACASFDQFRDFEDRGDQFKALVKAAK; encoded by the coding sequence ATGAGCTTCGTCCCGAAGGCGTACCGCGGCAAGACCGCGGCGGTCCTGGGCTTGGGCAAATCAGGACTGGCCGCGGCGCGCCTGCTCAAAGCCAAGGGCTTCCCGGTCTTCGTCAGCGACAAGCGCCCCCGCCGGGAGGTCAAGGCCGCGCTCGGCCGCTTGGCCGCGGGCGTCCGCTGGGAAGGGGGGGGCCACAGCGCCCGCCTGCGCCAGGCCGCCTTCGCGGTGAAGAGCCCGGGCCTGCCCTCCAGCGCCCCCGTCCTGGCGGACCTGCGCGCGGCGCACGTTCCCGTCTTCAGCGAGTTGGAGACCGCTTTAGCCTTCTGCGCCGCGTCGGACATCGTCGCCATCACGGGCACCAACGGCAAGACCACGACCACGGCGCTGACCGCCGAGATCTTCCGCCGCGGGCTGCCTCGGGGCCGGCAGGTCCTGACGGCCGGGAACATCGGCACGCCGGTCTCCGAGACCGCGCCGAGGGCCAAGGCCAAGGACGTGCTGGTCTTGGAGGTCTCCAGCTACCAACTTGAGGACAGCCGCTCCTTCCATCCCCGGGCCGCGGCCCTGCTCAACATCACCGCGGACCACGTGGACCACCACGGCAGCATGCAAGCCTACATCGAGGCCAAGGCCAAGGTCTTCGGCGAGCAGCAAGGAGCCGATTTCTGCGTGTTCAACGCGGAGGACCCCTTGGTCCTGAAGCTCTCGCGCCGCTGCCGCTGCCGCCGGCTCTATTTCGGCAGGAAAGGCGCCTACAGCCATGCCTGGGTCGAGGGCGGGAAGATCCGGGTCAAGCTCCCCGGCAAGAAGGAACTCTCCTTCACGCCCCCCTCCCTGCCCGGCGTCCACAACCTGGAGAACGCCATGGCCGCGGTCCTGCTCAGCCTGGGCTGCGGCCTGGCGCCTGCGGCCATCCAGAAGGCCCTCAAGTCCTTCCGCGGCGTGCCCCATCGCCTGGAGGAGGCGGGCTCCGCGGGCGGCATCCGCTGCGTCAACGATTCCAAGGCCACCAACGTGGACTCCACCATGGTGGCGCTGCGCACGTTCACGAAGAAGAACGTCCTGTTGATCTTGGGAGGGCTGCACAAAGGAAGTCCTTACAAGCCGCTGCAGCCGCTCATCGAGTCCGTGGTCAAGGGCATACTGACCATAGGCAGCGCCGCGGCCAAAGTGGAGGATGACCTGAGCGGCTTGGCTCCCATCTTCCCCTGCGGGGACCTCAAGACCGCCTTCACCACGGCCCTTAACATCGGCGCGCCCGGAGACGTGCTCCTGCTCTCGCCGGCCTGCGCCTCCTTCGACCAGTTCCGGGACTTCGAGGACCGCGGCGACCAGTTCAAGGCTCTGGTCAAGGCGGCCAAGTAA
- a CDS encoding CapA family protein, with the protein MVPLGRACGIGSSAGAGRTDFLTAGAGAALCAALWLTCAAQAQQASTAAAVTVSSETVVAILTAVWDIRLDGPVGQIIARDGMAAPTAAVRESLRGDIVMGNLECPVTSGGIRVMGKTWTFRAPARNLEALKAAGFNLLNIANNHVMDYGPKGFRDTLAALGKEGLPFIGGGKDRSEAERLHIVTVRGLRVGLMGFTSTFPESAWAGPRRPGVAYSDYDRAGGLIREARSRCDVLVVVFHGGTEKADEPNDVQKAFAHLVIDSGADLFIGHHPHVIQPMELYQGKPIIYSLGNFLFVSPTPSTRLTVAARVRLTAQGVDGIDFLPLDTNWGRPIPANAAQREELLRALDRYGALGAQPQRFQVVGR; encoded by the coding sequence ATGGTCCCTCTAGGACGCGCCTGCGGTATCGGAAGTTCCGCAGGTGCCGGCCGGACGGATTTCCTTACGGCCGGCGCCGGCGCGGCGCTCTGTGCCGCACTCTGGCTCACCTGCGCAGCTCAAGCCCAACAGGCCTCCACGGCCGCCGCCGTCACGGTCTCAAGCGAGACCGTGGTGGCGATCCTGACGGCGGTGTGGGATATCCGCCTTGACGGGCCGGTCGGACAGATCATCGCGCGAGATGGTATGGCGGCTCCGACCGCCGCGGTCCGCGAGAGCCTGCGCGGCGACATAGTCATGGGCAACCTGGAATGCCCCGTGACTTCCGGCGGGATCCGGGTCATGGGCAAGACCTGGACCTTCCGCGCGCCGGCGCGCAACCTGGAGGCCCTCAAGGCCGCCGGCTTCAACCTGCTCAACATCGCCAACAACCACGTGATGGATTACGGCCCCAAGGGCTTCCGCGACACTTTGGCGGCCCTGGGAAAAGAGGGGTTGCCGTTCATCGGAGGCGGGAAGGACCGTTCCGAGGCGGAGCGGCTCCACATCGTCACGGTGCGAGGCCTGCGGGTGGGACTGATGGGATTCACTTCCACCTTCCCGGAATCGGCTTGGGCCGGGCCGCGCAGGCCGGGCGTGGCCTACAGCGACTACGACCGCGCCGGAGGGCTCATCCGCGAGGCGCGCTCCCGCTGCGACGTCCTGGTGGTGGTCTTCCACGGCGGCACCGAGAAAGCCGACGAGCCCAACGACGTGCAGAAGGCCTTCGCCCACCTGGTCATCGATTCCGGCGCCGACCTGTTCATCGGCCACCATCCGCATGTCATCCAGCCGATGGAGCTCTATCAAGGCAAGCCCATCATCTACAGCCTGGGGAACTTCCTCTTCGTCTCGCCGACCCCATCGACGCGCCTGACCGTCGCGGCCCGAGTCCGACTCACGGCCCAGGGAGTCGATGGGATCGACTTCCTGCCCTTGGACACGAACTGGGGGCGCCCCATCCCGGCCAACGCGGCCCAGCGCGAGGAGCTCCTGCGCGCCTTGGACCGCTACGGGGCGCTCGGCGCCCAGCCGCAGCGGTTCCAGGTCGTGGGACGATAG
- a CDS encoding zinc-ribbon domain-containing protein: MRCPKCNNENPDDAVSCPSCHAPLLNGGPVVPQPVRIQVPQMVVLGIALATLLIVFGFLRLIGGRGALEPAVADSPALKEGALDRAFSEARAAGGGKVVLERVALLTAAAVVDKNVPSQTFGTYAGWVLKKAQSVLAESGRDCQVTVQVTLHAAALPDFEVSAGQAKPEAVLLQRLRQELKSLGPLHTSAQDVSFAAYFTVNSGAPAVAAAAEPRRAKAAKRDWEALRQACAVEIGMFCNDEKAQPKSLESCLRGHSHDLLPACRQSLSIPEE; the protein is encoded by the coding sequence ATGCGCTGCCCGAAATGCAACAACGAGAATCCCGATGATGCGGTGTCCTGCCCCAGCTGTCACGCGCCGCTGCTGAATGGCGGCCCGGTCGTCCCGCAGCCGGTCCGGATCCAGGTTCCCCAAATGGTCGTTTTGGGCATCGCGTTGGCCACTTTGCTCATCGTCTTCGGGTTCCTGCGGCTCATCGGCGGCCGTGGGGCCCTGGAGCCCGCGGTTGCGGACTCGCCGGCCCTCAAGGAGGGCGCCTTGGACCGCGCCTTCAGCGAGGCGCGTGCCGCCGGCGGCGGCAAGGTCGTGCTCGAACGGGTCGCTTTGCTCACCGCGGCTGCCGTGGTCGATAAGAACGTCCCGAGCCAGACCTTCGGCACTTATGCGGGCTGGGTGCTCAAGAAGGCCCAGAGCGTGCTGGCCGAAAGCGGGCGGGACTGCCAGGTCACGGTGCAGGTGACTCTGCATGCCGCAGCCCTGCCCGACTTCGAGGTCTCCGCCGGGCAGGCGAAGCCCGAGGCGGTCCTGCTGCAGCGCCTGCGCCAGGAGCTCAAGAGCCTCGGCCCTCTGCATACCTCCGCGCAGGACGTGTCGTTCGCGGCCTATTTCACGGTCAATAGCGGCGCTCCCGCCGTCGCGGCCGCGGCTGAGCCCCGCCGCGCCAAGGCCGCCAAGCGCGACTGGGAGGCCTTGCGTCAGGCCTGCGCCGTGGAAATCGGGATGTTCTGCAACGATGAGAAGGCCCAGCCCAAGTCTTTGGAGAGCTGCCTGCGCGGGCATTCCCATGACCTGCTGCCAGCCTGCCGCCAGAGCCTGTCCATCCCCGAGGAATAG
- a CDS encoding UDP-N-acetylmuramoyl-tripeptide--D-alanyl-D-alanine ligase, which yields MNLDMTWAELARAAGGKLLRGDPVRGVGPISTDTRTLQAGEVFWALQGPRIDAHDLLTKELADKASGWVMALGRLPPSTASPEHVVVVPDTLKALQALAAHHRRRFDIPVVGITGSNGKTTTKEMLLCICRRVGATCASPGNRNNQIGVPLSVLELTREHRYGIFELADSKPGDIAEVARIAHPTLAVITNLGPDHLEFYGTMERNFQTKAELIEALGEEGKAVINIDDPWLAGLEPRLGSRAVTFGTDARARVSLAGVDEFIIDRHRVKVALRAFGRLSRYDAAAAAAAAWALGIPPEAIRKGLEDYRPGQWRMEPMRHASHCSVIFDAYNANPASMRAAIEAFCAEFCTEGKVLVLGDMKELGKESARFHRELGEWLATLPLYAVYLAGPEMAPAFQALRGAKPDFQVRHGATPEAWLKELRFDCARDKAILFKASRAMRFEDIAAALQMQAMP from the coding sequence ATGAACCTCGACATGACGTGGGCTGAGCTGGCCCGGGCCGCGGGAGGCAAGCTCCTGCGCGGCGACCCGGTCCGGGGCGTCGGCCCCATCTCCACCGACACCCGGACCCTCCAGGCGGGCGAGGTCTTCTGGGCGCTCCAGGGCCCGCGCATCGACGCCCACGACCTGCTCACCAAGGAGCTGGCCGACAAGGCCTCGGGCTGGGTCATGGCCCTGGGCCGGCTGCCGCCCTCCACCGCGTCTCCGGAGCACGTCGTGGTCGTCCCGGACACCCTCAAAGCCCTGCAGGCCCTGGCCGCCCATCATCGCCGGCGCTTCGACATCCCGGTGGTCGGGATCACCGGTTCCAACGGGAAGACGACGACCAAGGAGATGCTCCTGTGCATCTGCCGGCGCGTGGGAGCGACCTGCGCCTCCCCAGGCAACCGCAATAACCAGATCGGCGTGCCCCTCTCCGTGCTGGAGCTGACCAGGGAGCACCGCTACGGCATATTCGAGCTGGCCGATTCCAAGCCGGGCGATATCGCCGAGGTGGCGCGCATCGCGCACCCCACGCTGGCGGTCATCACCAACCTGGGGCCCGACCACCTGGAGTTCTACGGGACCATGGAGAGGAACTTCCAGACCAAGGCCGAGCTCATCGAGGCCCTGGGGGAGGAGGGCAAGGCGGTCATCAATATCGACGACCCCTGGCTGGCCGGGCTGGAGCCCCGCTTGGGCAGCCGGGCCGTGACCTTCGGCACGGACGCGCGGGCCCGGGTGTCCTTGGCCGGCGTTGACGAGTTCATCATCGACCGCCACCGCGTGAAGGTGGCCCTGCGCGCCTTCGGGCGCCTGTCCCGCTACGACGCGGCCGCGGCCGCGGCCGCGGCCTGGGCCCTGGGCATCCCGCCGGAAGCCATCCGTAAGGGCCTGGAAGACTACCGGCCAGGGCAATGGCGCATGGAGCCCATGCGCCACGCCTCGCACTGCTCCGTCATCTTCGATGCCTACAACGCCAACCCGGCCTCCATGCGCGCCGCCATCGAAGCCTTCTGCGCGGAGTTCTGCACGGAGGGGAAGGTCCTGGTCCTGGGCGACATGAAGGAGCTCGGCAAGGAATCGGCGCGGTTCCACAGGGAGCTCGGGGAATGGCTGGCGACCTTGCCCTTGTATGCGGTCTATCTCGCGGGCCCCGAGATGGCGCCCGCTTTCCAGGCCCTGCGCGGCGCCAAGCCCGACTTCCAGGTCCGGCACGGCGCGACTCCCGAGGCCTGGCTCAAGGAGCTGCGCTTCGACTGCGCCAGGGATAAGGCCATCCTTTTCAAGGCCTCGCGCGCCATGCGCTTCGAGGATATCGCCGCGGCCCTCCAGATGCAGGCCATGCCCTGA